A region of Pseudomonas marginalis DNA encodes the following proteins:
- the treS gene encoding maltose alpha-D-glucosyltransferase: MAKKPKAATFIKDPLWYKDAVIYQVHVKSYFDSNNDGIGDFPGLIAKLDYIADLGVNTIWLLPFYPSPRRDDGYDIAEYRGVHSDYGTMADARRFIAEAHKRGLRVITELVINHTSDQHPWFQRARKAKPGSAARDFYVWSDDDQKYDGTRIIFLDTEKSNWTWDPVAGQYFWHRFYSHQPDLNFDNPQVMKAVLSVMRYWLDMGIDGLRLDAIPYLIERDGTNNENLPETHDVLKQIRAEIDAHYPDRMLLAEANQWPEDTQLYFGDRKGDDGDECHMAFHFPLMPRMYMALAQEDRFPITDILRQTPEIPANCQWAIFLRNHDELTLEMVTDKERDYLWNYYAADRRARINLGIRRRLAPLMERDRRRVELLNSLLLSMPGTPTLYYGDEIGMGDNIYLGDRDGVRTPMQWSIDRNGGFSRADPASLVLPPIMDPQYGYLSVNVETQAQDPHSLLNWTRRMLAVRKQSKAFGRGSLKMLSPSNRRILAYTREFTGEDGRNEIILCVANVSRSAQAAELDLSAFAGMVPVEMLGGNAFPPIGQLNFLLTLAPYGFYWFVLAAENQMPSWHVEPAQSMPDFTTLVLKKRMEELLDEPCRTALEQTSLPAWLPKRRWFAGKDTAIDSVRIAYGVRFGDPQHPVLLSELEVTAGGQVSRYQLPFGFLGEDQFTSALPQQLALARVRRVRQVGLVTDAFSLEHFIRAVIQGLQAGTVLNGSDGDLRFEATPHLDTLQLTDESPVRYLSAEQSNSSVVVGESLVLKLIRKVSAGVHPELEMSAYLTQAGYPNISPLMGSVIRHDGAGEDNLLMIAQGYLSNQGDAWSWTQNNLERAIRDELAEAISEQEQHYNALGELADFAGLLGQRLGEMHGVLGANTTNKDFKPEPTSAKDTQAWAKDVGAQIDRALQLLKLHQSQLNPADQALVSELLAQKKAIGAHVQALAKATLGGLRIRVHGDLHLGQVLVVKGDAYLIDFEGEPARPLHERRGKHSPYKDVSGVLRSFDYAAAMALNVQGVDHSPAADQARRRVTDRYLKEARQAFIQAYQAAASTLAHDWQDAKGQDAALTLFSLEKAAYEVAYEAENRPTWLPVPLRGLHGLLSGITSKSNTARGGETS, from the coding sequence ATGGCGAAGAAACCCAAGGCTGCCACCTTCATCAAAGACCCGCTCTGGTACAAGGACGCGGTGATCTACCAGGTTCACGTCAAATCCTATTTCGACTCCAACAACGACGGCATCGGTGATTTTCCCGGCCTGATCGCCAAGCTCGACTACATCGCCGACCTGGGTGTCAACACCATCTGGCTGCTGCCGTTCTACCCCTCGCCACGCCGCGATGACGGCTATGACATTGCCGAATACCGGGGCGTGCACAGCGACTACGGAACCATGGCCGATGCCCGGCGCTTTATCGCCGAAGCCCACAAACGCGGGTTGCGGGTCATCACTGAACTGGTGATCAACCATACCTCCGATCAGCACCCGTGGTTCCAGAGGGCGCGCAAGGCCAAGCCGGGCTCGGCGGCGCGGGACTTCTACGTGTGGTCCGATGACGACCAGAAATACGACGGCACCCGCATCATTTTCCTCGACACCGAAAAGTCCAACTGGACCTGGGACCCGGTCGCCGGCCAGTACTTCTGGCACCGTTTTTATTCCCACCAGCCGGACCTCAATTTCGACAACCCGCAGGTGATGAAAGCCGTGCTGTCGGTGATGCGCTACTGGCTGGACATGGGCATCGACGGCCTGCGCCTGGACGCCATCCCTTACCTGATCGAGCGCGATGGCACCAACAACGAAAACCTGCCGGAAACCCACGACGTCCTCAAGCAGATCCGCGCCGAGATCGACGCCCATTACCCCGACCGCATGCTGCTCGCCGAGGCCAACCAGTGGCCGGAAGACACGCAGCTGTATTTCGGCGACCGCAAGGGCGATGACGGTGATGAATGCCACATGGCGTTCCACTTCCCGCTGATGCCGCGCATGTACATGGCGCTGGCCCAGGAGGATCGCTTCCCGATCACCGATATCCTGCGCCAGACCCCGGAGATCCCCGCCAACTGCCAATGGGCGATCTTTCTGCGCAACCACGATGAACTGACCCTGGAAATGGTCACCGATAAAGAGCGCGACTACCTGTGGAACTACTACGCTGCTGACCGCCGCGCACGCATCAACCTGGGCATTCGCCGGCGCCTGGCGCCCTTGATGGAGCGCGACCGCCGCCGTGTGGAGTTGCTCAACAGCCTGCTGCTGTCGATGCCCGGCACGCCGACCCTGTATTACGGCGACGAAATCGGCATGGGCGACAATATCTACCTCGGCGACCGCGATGGCGTGCGCACGCCGATGCAATGGTCCATTGACCGCAACGGCGGTTTCTCCCGCGCCGACCCGGCCAGCCTGGTGCTGCCACCGATCATGGATCCGCAATACGGCTATCTGTCGGTCAACGTCGAAACCCAGGCCCAGGACCCGCACTCACTGTTGAACTGGACCCGCCGCATGCTGGCGGTGCGCAAGCAGTCCAAGGCGTTTGGGCGCGGCAGCCTGAAAATGCTCTCGCCAAGCAATCGCCGCATCCTGGCGTATACCCGCGAATTCACCGGCGAAGACGGGCGCAACGAAATCATCCTGTGTGTGGCCAACGTCTCGCGCAGCGCCCAGGCGGCCGAGCTGGACCTGTCGGCCTTTGCTGGCATGGTTCCGGTGGAGATGCTCGGCGGCAATGCGTTCCCGCCCATCGGCCAACTGAATTTCCTGCTGACCCTGGCGCCGTATGGCTTCTATTGGTTCGTGCTGGCGGCGGAAAACCAGATGCCCAGCTGGCACGTGGAGCCGGCGCAAAGCATGCCGGACTTCACCACCCTGGTATTGAAAAAACGCATGGAAGAGCTGCTCGACGAACCGTGTCGCACCGCCCTCGAACAGACCTCGCTGCCCGCCTGGCTGCCCAAGCGCCGTTGGTTTGCCGGCAAGGACACCGCCATCGACAGCGTGCGCATCGCCTACGGTGTGCGCTTTGGCGACCCCCAGCACCCGGTCTTGCTCAGCGAGCTTGAGGTGACCGCCGGTGGCCAGGTCAGCCGTTATCAGCTGCCGTTCGGTTTTCTTGGCGAAGACCAGTTCACCAGCGCCTTGCCGCAACAGTTGGCCCTGGCCCGGGTACGGCGGGTGCGTCAGGTCGGCCTGGTGACGGACGCCTTCAGCCTGGAGCACTTTATCCGCGCGGTGATCCAAGGCCTGCAGGCCGGTACCGTGTTAAACGGCAGCGACGGCGACCTGCGTTTTGAAGCCACGCCACACTTGGACACGCTGCAACTGACGGACGAGTCGCCGGTACGTTACTTGTCTGCCGAGCAGTCCAACAGCTCGGTGGTGGTGGGCGAGAGCCTGGTGCTCAAGCTGATCCGCAAAGTCAGCGCCGGGGTGCACCCGGAGCTGGAAATGAGCGCGTACCTGACGCAGGCGGGTTACCCGAATATCTCGCCGCTGATGGGTTCGGTGATTCGCCATGATGGCGCAGGCGAGGACAACCTGCTGATGATCGCCCAGGGCTACTTGAGCAACCAGGGTGACGCATGGAGCTGGACCCAGAACAACCTGGAACGTGCCATCCGCGATGAACTGGCCGAGGCCATCTCCGAACAGGAACAGCATTACAACGCATTGGGCGAGCTGGCGGACTTCGCCGGGCTGCTCGGCCAGCGCCTGGGTGAAATGCACGGGGTACTGGGTGCCAACACGACCAATAAGGACTTCAAGCCCGAACCGACCAGCGCCAAGGATACCCAAGCCTGGGCCAAGGACGTTGGGGCGCAGATCGACCGTGCATTGCAATTGCTCAAGCTGCATCAAAGCCAATTGAACCCTGCCGATCAGGCGCTGGTCAGTGAATTGCTGGCGCAGAAAAAAGCCATCGGCGCGCATGTCCAGGCGCTGGCGAAAGCCACCTTGGGCGGGCTGCGCATTCGGGTTCATGGTGACTTGCACCTGGGCCAGGTGCTGGTGGTGAAGGGCGATGCCTACCTGATCGACTTTGAAGGCGAACCGGCGCGGCCGCTGCATGAACGGCGCGGCAAGCACAGCCCGTATAAAGATGTGAGCGGCGTGTTGCGCTCCTTTGACTACGCGGCGGCCATGGCCTTGAACGTACAAGGGGTGGATCACTCGCCCGCAGCGGACCAGGCGCGCAGGCGCGTGACCGATCGCTACCTGAAAGAGGCCCGCCAGGCATTTATCCAGGCTTATCAGGCCGCTGCGTCTACACTGGCGCATGACTGGCAGGATGCCAAGGGCCAGGACGCCGCGCTGACGTTGTTCAGCCTGGAGAAGGCCGCGTATGAGGTAGCGTACGAAGCGGAAAACCGCCCGACCTGGTTGCCGGTGCCCCTGCGGGGCTTGCACGGGTTGTTGAGCGGGATTACATCTAAATCGAACACTGCACGCGGTGGGGAGACGTCATGA
- a CDS encoding CAP domain-containing protein: protein MRVLSLMMGLTTLAASTVFCASAMANEESQLVQQINEYRSQVQRCGDQGSQELPPLANDTRLVLPANNVGDLQQALARAAYPMVNVQAISLSGPKDAQAAMKAVRESFCRVVLDPQFVDIGVSNSGQDWRIVLARPLLSSGLGDWQTEGRKLLDLINAARTQPRQCGTQAFTATTPLSWNEALAGAANSHTRNMANGNFFDHLDHDGRTPGDRAELAGYIAKNIGENIAAGLDTPRKVVDGWLASPGHCANLMNPQFRELGSAYAMDPKSDAGIYWTALFGTQ from the coding sequence ATGCGCGTTCTGTCATTGATGATGGGTCTTACGACGCTGGCCGCCAGTACGGTGTTCTGCGCCAGCGCGATGGCGAATGAAGAAAGTCAGTTGGTGCAACAGATCAACGAGTACCGCAGCCAGGTGCAGCGCTGCGGCGACCAGGGTTCCCAGGAACTGCCACCGTTGGCCAACGATACACGGCTGGTGCTGCCGGCCAATAACGTCGGCGACCTGCAGCAGGCCCTGGCCCGTGCCGCGTACCCGATGGTCAATGTGCAGGCGATCAGCCTGTCCGGGCCCAAGGACGCCCAGGCAGCCATGAAAGCCGTGCGCGAGAGTTTCTGCCGGGTGGTGCTGGACCCGCAATTCGTCGACATCGGCGTGAGCAACAGCGGCCAGGACTGGCGCATCGTGCTGGCCCGCCCGTTGCTGTCCAGCGGCCTGGGCGATTGGCAAACCGAAGGCCGCAAGCTGCTCGACCTGATCAATGCCGCCCGCACGCAACCGCGCCAGTGCGGTACCCAGGCGTTTACCGCGACCACGCCATTGTCGTGGAACGAGGCGCTGGCCGGGGCCGCCAACAGCCACACGCGCAACATGGCCAACGGCAATTTCTTCGACCACCTGGACCACGACGGCCGCACGCCTGGCGACCGCGCGGAACTGGCCGGGTATATCGCGAAGAACATCGGCGAAAACATCGCCGCCGGCCTGGACACCCCGCGCAAGGTGGTCGACGGCTGGCTCGCCAGCCCAGGTCATTGCGCCAACCTGATGAACCCGCAGTTTCGCGAATTGGGCTCGGCCTATGCCATGGACCCGAAGAGTGACGCGGGCATCTACTGGACCGCTTTATTCGGCACGCAGTAA
- a CDS encoding alpha-1,4-glucan--maltose-1-phosphate maltosyltransferase, producing MTAETLAPEDSILPLSQALLLPRIAIESTSPVIDGGEFAVKAVVGQRVNVTSKVFADGHDKLAVLIRWRPLHDESWHSVVMNDVGNNGWEGAFTVTVQGPHEYCIEAWIDTYASFCYELRKKHEAGVPVSLELQEGRSLVLQAAERSDNELRDRLMLLHHELSGLLETEQVALFLHEDSAHLMTQADHRAYLSISTVYPIDVEREAAQFASWYELFPRSITDDPARHGTFNDVHSRLSMIHDMGFDVLYFPPIHPIGRSHRKGKNNSLTAGPDDPGSPYAIGSEDGGHEAIHPQLGSREDFRRLVKAAAEHGLEIALDFAIQCSQDHPWLKEHPGWFNWRPDGTIKYAENPPKKYQDIVNVDFYAADAIPGLWTELRDIVVGWVEEGVKTFRVDNPHTKPLPFWQWLIADVRAKHPEVIFLAEAFTTPAMMARLGKVGYSQSYTYFTWRNTKAELAEYLAQLNESPWRECYRPNFFVNTPDINPGFLHESGRPGFLIRAALATMGSGLWGMYSGFELCEAAPVPGKEEYLDSEKYEIRPRDFTAPGNIIAEIAQLNRIRRQNPALQTHLGLKLYNAWNDNILYFGKRSEDGSNFILVAVNLDPFNAQEAHFELPLWELGLPDDAQTQGEDLMNGHRWTWYGKTQWTRLEPQMPFGIWRISTS from the coding sequence ATGACTGCTGAAACACTGGCTCCAGAAGACTCCATATTGCCGCTGTCCCAGGCGCTGTTGCTGCCCAGGATCGCGATCGAAAGCACTTCACCCGTGATCGACGGCGGCGAATTTGCCGTCAAGGCCGTGGTGGGCCAGCGGGTCAACGTCACCAGCAAGGTATTCGCCGATGGCCACGACAAGCTGGCCGTATTGATCCGTTGGCGCCCGCTGCATGACGAAAGCTGGCACAGCGTGGTCATGAACGACGTGGGCAACAATGGCTGGGAAGGGGCGTTTACCGTCACCGTCCAGGGCCCTCACGAATACTGCATCGAGGCCTGGATCGATACCTACGCCAGCTTCTGCTATGAACTGCGCAAAAAACATGAAGCCGGGGTGCCGGTCAGCCTGGAGTTGCAGGAAGGCCGCAGCCTGGTGCTGCAGGCCGCCGAACGCAGCGACAACGAACTGCGTGACCGCCTGATGCTGTTGCACCACGAACTCTCCGGTTTGCTGGAAACCGAGCAGGTCGCGCTGTTTTTGCACGAAGACAGTGCACACCTGATGACCCAGGCCGACCACCGCGCCTACTTGAGCATCAGCACCGTCTACCCGATTGATGTGGAGCGCGAGGCGGCGCAATTTGCCAGTTGGTACGAGCTGTTTCCCCGTTCGATCACCGACGATCCGGCCCGCCACGGTACGTTCAACGACGTGCACTCGCGCCTGTCGATGATCCATGACATGGGGTTCGACGTGCTGTACTTCCCGCCGATCCACCCGATCGGGCGCAGCCACCGCAAAGGCAAGAACAATTCCCTGACCGCAGGCCCCGATGATCCGGGCAGCCCCTATGCCATCGGCAGCGAGGACGGCGGCCACGAGGCCATCCACCCGCAGTTGGGCAGCCGCGAAGACTTCCGTCGCCTGGTCAAGGCCGCCGCCGAGCATGGCCTGGAGATCGCCCTGGATTTCGCCATCCAGTGCTCCCAGGACCACCCGTGGCTCAAAGAGCACCCGGGCTGGTTCAACTGGCGCCCGGACGGCACGATCAAATATGCCGAGAACCCGCCAAAGAAGTACCAGGACATCGTCAACGTCGACTTCTATGCCGCGGATGCGATCCCAGGCCTGTGGACTGAACTGCGCGACATCGTGGTGGGCTGGGTGGAAGAGGGCGTGAAGACCTTTCGCGTCGACAACCCCCACACCAAGCCGCTGCCCTTTTGGCAGTGGCTGATCGCCGATGTACGGGCAAAGCATCCCGAGGTGATCTTCCTCGCCGAAGCCTTCACCACCCCGGCGATGATGGCGCGCCTGGGCAAGGTCGGTTACTCCCAGAGCTACACCTACTTCACCTGGCGCAACACCAAGGCCGAACTGGCCGAATACCTGGCGCAATTGAACGAGTCGCCGTGGCGCGAATGCTACCGGCCGAATTTTTTCGTCAATACACCGGATATCAACCCAGGGTTCCTGCATGAATCCGGGCGCCCGGGCTTTTTGATCCGCGCCGCGCTGGCCACCATGGGCTCGGGCCTGTGGGGCATGTATTCGGGCTTTGAGCTATGTGAAGCGGCACCGGTGCCGGGCAAAGAGGAATACCTGGACTCGGAGAAATACGAGATTCGCCCTCGGGACTTCACCGCACCCGGCAATATCATCGCCGAGATCGCCCAGCTCAACCGCATCCGCCGCCAAAACCCGGCCTTGCAGACCCACCTGGGCCTGAAGCTCTACAACGCCTGGAACGACAATATCCTGTACTTCGGCAAGCGCAGCGAGGACGGCAGCAACTTCATCCTCGTAGCCGTCAACCTCGATCCGTTCAATGCCCAGGAGGCCCACTTTGAGTTGCCGTTGTGGGAATTGGGCCTGCCGGACGATGCGCAGACCCAGGGCGAAGACCTGATGAACGGCCACCGCTGGACCTGGTATGGCAAGACCCAGTGGACGCGGCTGGAGCCGCAGATGCCGTTCGGGATCTGGCGCATCAGCACCTCCTGA
- a CDS encoding GAF domain-containing protein, producing MMNWLQSSSDMAEQVRQHDWANTPLGPLEQWPDVLKTTVALCFASSFPQAIVWGPQLITLYNDAFIPILGSKPYALGRPFNEVWAEVWDDVSPIANAAFEGHATYIENFPLVIERGPRREQAYFTFCYSPIRDPQGKVVGMLDTVTETTATVFLARRLAVLDAIGNAVVNAVDAEAIMTSTTRLLAEHLQVSNCAYADMDADEDGFTIRDNWTAPGSPSIIGRYSLAAFGEMAVKCLRAGEPLVIHDNLRELPPAESATFQALGVTATICMPLIKNGRLTALMAVHDKNPRAWSPYDLALLREVTERSWAHIERVRADADVRKGLAAYAELNTTLEQRVEERTLALAKAEAALRQSQKLEAIGQLTGGVAHDFNNLLTIIRSSVDFLRQPDLPEQRRQRYMGAVADTVERASKLTSQLLAFARRQPLNPEVFDVGQRVQNIGEMLESVTGARIHVRVEMPSQPCFARIDASQFETALINIALNARDAMEGQGTLTLKVLGAQPLPHIRGDAGSGKAYVAISLADTGPGIPEDTVERIFEPFFTTKAVGKGTGLGLSQVFGFAKQSEGNIDVTSTPGQGSVFTLYLPQVEAEAAPPPCEETLASSHDTSQCRVLIVEDNLEIGRFASQILQDLGYQASWVTDAEQALTLAGHDGRAFDVIFSDVVMPGITGVAMAKLLRQRRADLPVILTSGYSEELADNGYDGFEFLPKPYSAEQVSRVLIKAMHKD from the coding sequence ATGATGAATTGGCTGCAAAGCAGCAGCGACATGGCTGAGCAAGTACGTCAGCATGATTGGGCCAATACGCCCCTAGGACCGCTGGAACAGTGGCCGGACGTGTTAAAGACCACCGTGGCGCTGTGCTTCGCCTCCAGCTTTCCCCAGGCGATTGTCTGGGGCCCGCAGCTGATCACGCTCTACAACGATGCGTTTATCCCGATCCTGGGCAGCAAGCCCTACGCGTTGGGGCGCCCGTTCAACGAAGTGTGGGCCGAGGTGTGGGATGACGTCAGCCCCATCGCCAACGCCGCCTTCGAGGGCCACGCCACCTATATCGAAAACTTTCCCCTGGTGATTGAACGCGGCCCGAGGCGGGAGCAGGCGTACTTCACCTTCTGCTACAGCCCGATCCGCGATCCCCAAGGCAAGGTGGTCGGCATGCTCGACACCGTCACCGAGACCACCGCCACGGTGTTCCTGGCACGCCGCCTGGCGGTGCTGGACGCCATCGGCAACGCGGTGGTCAACGCCGTCGATGCCGAAGCCATCATGACCAGCACCACCCGCTTGCTGGCCGAGCACCTGCAGGTGAGCAATTGCGCCTACGCCGACATGGACGCCGATGAAGACGGCTTTACCATTCGTGACAATTGGACCGCGCCCGGCTCGCCCAGCATCATCGGCCGCTACAGCCTGGCGGCGTTCGGCGAGATGGCCGTCAAATGCCTGCGCGCCGGCGAGCCCCTGGTGATCCACGACAATCTGCGCGAGTTGCCACCCGCAGAGTCCGCCACCTTCCAGGCCCTTGGGGTGACGGCGACGATCTGCATGCCGCTGATCAAGAACGGTCGCCTGACCGCCCTGATGGCCGTCCATGACAAAAACCCACGCGCCTGGTCACCCTACGACCTGGCCCTGTTGCGGGAAGTCACCGAGCGCTCCTGGGCGCATATCGAACGCGTGCGTGCCGATGCCGATGTGCGCAAGGGCCTGGCGGCCTATGCCGAACTGAACACCACTCTCGAACAGCGCGTCGAAGAACGCACCCTGGCGCTGGCCAAGGCCGAAGCCGCGCTGCGCCAGTCGCAGAAACTCGAAGCCATCGGCCAACTCACCGGCGGCGTGGCCCATGACTTCAACAACCTGCTGACCATCATTCGCTCATCGGTGGACTTCCTGCGTCAGCCAGACCTGCCGGAACAGCGTCGCCAGCGCTATATGGGCGCAGTGGCGGATACCGTAGAGCGGGCGAGCAAGTTGACCAGCCAATTGCTCGCCTTTGCCCGCCGCCAACCGCTGAACCCGGAAGTCTTCGACGTGGGCCAGCGCGTACAGAACATCGGCGAGATGCTGGAGAGCGTCACAGGCGCGCGTATTCATGTACGTGTCGAGATGCCTTCGCAGCCGTGTTTTGCGCGGATTGATGCCAGCCAGTTTGAAACCGCACTGATCAACATCGCCCTCAATGCACGGGACGCAATGGAGGGCCAGGGCACCCTGACCCTGAAGGTCCTCGGGGCACAGCCGTTGCCCCACATTCGCGGCGACGCCGGGTCGGGTAAGGCGTATGTCGCCATTTCGCTCGCCGATACCGGCCCCGGCATTCCCGAAGACACCGTCGAACGCATTTTCGAGCCGTTCTTCACCACCAAGGCGGTGGGTAAAGGCACCGGCCTGGGCCTGTCGCAAGTCTTCGGCTTCGCCAAGCAGTCGGAGGGCAATATCGATGTGACCAGCACGCCTGGCCAAGGCAGCGTATTCACCTTGTATCTGCCCCAGGTCGAAGCCGAAGCAGCGCCGCCCCCCTGCGAGGAAACGCTGGCGTCGTCCCACGACACATCACAGTGCCGGGTGCTGATTGTGGAGGACAATCTGGAGATCGGGCGGTTTGCCAGCCAGATTCTTCAAGACCTGGGCTACCAGGCCAGCTGGGTGACCGATGCCGAACAGGCCCTGACCCTTGCGGGGCACGATGGGAGGGCCTTCGATGTGATCTTCTCCGACGTGGTCATGCCCGGTATCACCGGCGTCGCCATGGCCAAGCTGCTGCGCCAGCGTCGAGCGGACCTGCCGGTGATACTGACCTCGGGCTACAGCGAAGAGCTGGCCGATAATGGCTATGACGGCTTCGAGTTCCTGCCCAAGCCTTACTCTGCCGAGCAGGTTTCGCGGGTATTGATCAAGGCCATGCACAAGGATTGA
- the glgB gene encoding 1,4-alpha-glucan branching protein GlgB produces the protein MSFTNKEPLQPKLTAMPASKDVEALVRAEHHDPFSILGPHDDEQGGQFIRAFLPEALSVQVLSRDGGEQIGSLDATQVPGLFVGQFNTRQAYLLKIQWAGGEQITEDPYSFQQLLLGEMDLYLFAEGNHRDLSSCLGAQVTSVDGVDGVRFAVWAPNARRVSVVGDFNIWDGRRHPMRLRHPSGVWEIFIPRLQPGAAYKYEILGAHGILPLKADPMALATQLPPDTASKVAAPLQVDWQDHEWMQARVERQKATAPLSIYELHVGSWQCELDEAGEVARQYTWRELAERLVPYVQQLGFTHVELMPIMEHPFGGSWGYQALSQFAPTARFGSPEDFAYFINALHQADIGVILDWVPAHFPTDTHGLAQFDGTALYEYANPLEGFHQDWDTLIYNLGRTEVHGFMLASALHWLKHFHIDGLRVDAVASMLYRDYSRKAGEWVPNRHGGRENLEAIDFLRHLNDVVALEAPGALVIAEESTAWPGVSQPTQQGGLGFNYKWNMGWMHDSLHYIQQDPVYRAHHHNELSFGLVYAWSERFILPISHDEVVHGKHSLIDKMPGDRWQKFANLRAYLAFMWMHPGKKLLFMGCEFGQWREWNHDQQLDWYLLQYAEHKGVQKLVGDLNRLYREEPALHEQDDAPQGFQWLIGDDAINSVYAWLRWSKDGKPVLVVANFTPVPREAYKVGVPFGGRWSEVINSDADTYAGSNYGNGGGVFTEDEPRHGQPVSLSLNLPPLGVLILRPDGS, from the coding sequence ATGAGCTTTACGAATAAAGAACCGCTGCAACCGAAGTTGACAGCCATGCCGGCGTCCAAGGACGTCGAAGCGCTGGTGCGCGCCGAGCACCACGACCCGTTTTCCATTCTCGGGCCACACGATGACGAGCAGGGCGGCCAATTTATCCGCGCGTTCCTGCCGGAGGCCTTGAGTGTCCAGGTGCTGAGCCGCGATGGCGGTGAACAGATCGGCAGCCTGGATGCGACCCAGGTGCCGGGCCTGTTCGTCGGGCAGTTCAACACCCGCCAGGCGTACTTGCTGAAAATCCAGTGGGCCGGTGGCGAGCAGATCACCGAAGACCCTTACAGCTTCCAGCAACTGTTGCTGGGGGAGATGGACCTGTACCTGTTCGCCGAAGGCAACCACCGTGACCTCAGCAGTTGCCTGGGGGCCCAGGTGACCAGCGTCGATGGCGTAGACGGCGTGCGTTTTGCCGTGTGGGCGCCGAATGCGCGGCGGGTCTCGGTGGTGGGGGACTTCAATATCTGGGACGGCCGCCGCCACCCGATGCGCCTGCGGCATCCGTCGGGCGTGTGGGAGATCTTCATTCCCCGCCTGCAACCTGGCGCCGCCTACAAGTACGAAATCCTCGGCGCCCACGGGATTCTGCCGCTCAAGGCCGACCCGATGGCGCTGGCGACCCAGTTGCCACCCGATACCGCCTCGAAAGTCGCCGCGCCGTTGCAGGTGGACTGGCAGGACCATGAGTGGATGCAAGCGCGGGTCGAGCGACAGAAGGCCACGGCGCCGCTGTCGATCTACGAGTTGCATGTGGGCTCCTGGCAGTGCGAGCTGGACGAGGCCGGCGAAGTAGCGCGCCAATACACCTGGCGCGAGCTGGCCGAGCGGTTGGTGCCGTATGTGCAGCAACTGGGCTTCACCCACGTCGAATTGATGCCGATCATGGAACACCCGTTCGGCGGTTCGTGGGGTTACCAGGCGCTTTCACAGTTCGCACCGACGGCGCGTTTTGGCTCGCCGGAGGACTTCGCCTATTTCATCAACGCGCTCCATCAGGCCGATATCGGCGTGATCCTCGACTGGGTGCCGGCGCATTTCCCCACCGACACCCACGGCCTGGCGCAATTCGACGGCACTGCGTTGTATGAATACGCCAACCCGCTGGAAGGCTTCCACCAGGACTGGGACACGCTGATCTACAACCTGGGCCGCACTGAGGTCCACGGCTTCATGCTGGCCTCGGCACTGCATTGGCTCAAACACTTCCACATTGACGGGCTGCGCGTGGACGCTGTGGCGTCAATGTTGTACCGCGACTATTCGCGCAAGGCCGGCGAATGGGTGCCCAACCGCCATGGCGGGCGCGAGAACCTGGAAGCCATCGACTTCCTGCGCCACTTGAACGACGTGGTGGCACTGGAAGCGCCCGGCGCCCTGGTGATCGCCGAAGAGTCCACCGCCTGGCCCGGCGTCAGCCAGCCCACCCAACAGGGCGGCCTGGGCTTCAACTACAAGTGGAACATGGGCTGGATGCACGATTCTTTGCATTACATCCAGCAGGATCCGGTCTATCGCGCCCATCACCATAACGAGCTGAGCTTCGGCCTGGTGTATGCGTGGTCCGAGCGCTTCATCCTGCCGATTTCCCACGATGAAGTGGTGCACGGCAAGCACTCGCTGATCGACAAGATGCCGGGCGACCGTTGGCAGAAGTTTGCCAACCTGCGCGCCTACCTGGCGTTCATGTGGATGCATCCGGGCAAGAAGCTGCTGTTCATGGGCTGCGAATTCGGCCAGTGGCGGGAGTGGAACCACGACCAGCAACTGGACTGGTACTTGCTGCAGTACGCCGAGCACAAAGGCGTGCAAAAGCTGGTGGGTGACTTGAACCGCCTGTATCGCGAAGAGCCGGCCCTGCACGAGCAGGATGATGCGCCTCAGGGGTTCCAGTGGCTGATCGGCGACGACGCGATCAACAGCGTCTACGCCTGGCTACGCTGGAGCAAGGACGGCAAGCCGGTGCTGGTGGTGGCCAATTTCACCCCGGTGCCCCGTGAGGCCTACAAGGTGGGCGTACCGTTCGGTGGGCGTTGGAGCGAGGTGATCAACAGTGACGCCGATACCTACGCGGGTTCCAATTACGGCAATGGCGGTGGCGTGTTCACCGAGGATGAGCCACGCCATGGGCAACCGGTGTCACTGTCGTTGAACCTGCCGCCGTTGGGGGTGCTGATTTTGCGGCCTGACGGGAGTTAA